One candidate division KSB1 bacterium DNA segment encodes these proteins:
- a CDS encoding HAD hydrolase family protein encodes MELRTSTALPPFDLLTPELRARLSRIRFLLLDVDGVLTDGRLSLSDSEIEAKTYSTRDGFAIVWIKNYGLAVGVISGRRSSGTDRRCRDLKMDEIHLGHLKKVAVYEEIAQRRGLGDDEIAFIGDDLIDLPLMKRVGVSACPADAHFEVAARVDVVLRHPGGNGAIREFIDLWLMAAGKWEQSIEDIFNGNY; translated from the coding sequence GTGGAACTGCGAACCTCAACCGCCTTGCCCCCTTTTGACCTACTGACCCCCGAGCTGCGCGCCCGACTATCCAGAATTCGATTTCTGCTATTAGATGTGGATGGCGTCCTCACCGACGGACGCCTATCGCTCTCGGACTCCGAAATCGAGGCGAAGACCTACTCTACGCGGGATGGCTTCGCCATCGTCTGGATCAAGAACTACGGCCTCGCCGTTGGCGTTATCTCCGGACGTCGCTCATCCGGAACCGACCGGCGTTGCCGCGACCTCAAGATGGATGAAATTCACCTCGGACACCTGAAGAAGGTTGCCGTCTATGAAGAAATCGCACAGCGGCGCGGTCTCGGCGACGACGAAATCGCCTTTATCGGGGACGATCTGATTGACCTCCCCTTAATGAAGCGAGTCGGGGTGTCCGCTTGTCCGGCAGATGCACACTTCGAAGTCGCGGCGCGCGTTGACGTCGTACTTCGACATCCCGGCGGCAACGGCGCGATTCGGGAGTTCATCGATCTGTGGTTGATGGCGGCGGGCAAGTGGGAGCAGTCCATAGAGGACATCTTCAATGGCAATTATTGA
- a CDS encoding KpsF/GutQ family sugar-phosphate isomerase has translation MAIIDHTVPVRIKPESLAVATRLIRIEAESVRALSERIDPEFEKAVALLSATRGRVVVTGIGKSGHIGRKISATFASTGTPSSYLHPSEAAHGDLGMVTRNDAVVVISKSGSTDDLLNLMPYFKLLNVPVIGLLGEVRSPLGEKCDVVLDLSVIEEGCPLDLAPTASTTATLAMGDALAVALMTEKDFKPQDFAFLHPGGALGRRLSMRVEDVMHTGENIPISPADASLRECIVEMTRKRLGATCILSTAGELAGIFTDGDLRRAFERGVELETTRALQVATLRPKTIAPQTLVARAVNLMEAYNILVLPVVALDGHVVGIVHLHDLLKSGIGR, from the coding sequence ATGGCAATTATTGATCACACCGTCCCGGTACGGATCAAACCCGAGAGCCTGGCCGTCGCCACGCGTCTGATTCGGATCGAGGCGGAGTCAGTGCGGGCGCTATCGGAACGAATTGACCCGGAATTTGAAAAGGCGGTCGCACTGCTCTCGGCTACCCGGGGGCGTGTGGTGGTGACGGGGATCGGGAAATCCGGTCACATCGGCAGAAAGATCTCCGCGACTTTTGCCAGTACCGGAACGCCGTCGTCGTATCTGCATCCCTCCGAAGCCGCGCACGGCGACCTCGGAATGGTCACCCGGAACGATGCGGTGGTTGTCATCTCAAAGAGCGGATCGACGGACGACTTGTTGAACCTGATGCCGTATTTCAAGCTGCTGAACGTTCCCGTCATCGGTTTGCTCGGCGAAGTGCGAAGTCCGCTGGGCGAGAAATGCGACGTCGTGCTCGATCTGAGCGTGATCGAAGAGGGCTGTCCGCTGGACCTTGCTCCGACAGCCTCCACGACGGCGACGCTGGCGATGGGGGACGCGTTGGCGGTGGCGTTGATGACTGAAAAGGATTTCAAGCCGCAGGATTTCGCGTTTCTGCATCCGGGCGGCGCGCTGGGACGAAGACTGAGCATGCGCGTCGAAGATGTGATGCACACCGGCGAGAATATTCCGATCAGTCCGGCCGACGCCTCCCTGCGCGAGTGCATCGTCGAAATGACGCGCAAGCGCCTCGGCGCCACCTGCATCCTCTCGACCGCGGGGGAACTGGCCGGGATCTTCACGGACGGCGATCTGCGCCGGGCCTTCGAGCGTGGAGTGGAGCTGGAGACTACGCGAGCACTGCAGGTTGCTACCCTCAGACCCAAGACCATCGCTCCGCAAACCCTGGTTGCCCGGGCAGTGAACCTCATGGAGGCATACAATATCCTGGTGTTGCCGGTCGTCGCCCTCGACGGCCACGTGGTCGGCATCGTCCACCTGCACGATCTGCTGAAATCGGGAATCGGCCGGTGA
- the lptC gene encoding LPS export ABC transporter periplasmic protein LptC translates to MTFPALLALLALALCSGCTKIGGPDADKAAGELPEQELYNATIRFYQSERTSAILRAGRIRKFQKQSTVLLDQRVHIDFFNQAGQHTTSLVSDSARADDTKHDMVAMGHVVAKSDSGEILETQFLRWENKTRRIISDAPVKLSTPTDTLFGSHFVSDEHLRNWQIEQPTGVTFRELEQRAQRDSAAGAPPDTAANE, encoded by the coding sequence GTGACGTTTCCCGCGTTGCTCGCGCTGTTAGCACTTGCCCTGTGCAGCGGCTGCACTAAGATCGGCGGGCCGGACGCCGACAAAGCGGCGGGTGAATTGCCGGAGCAGGAATTGTACAACGCCACGATCCGCTTCTATCAGAGCGAGCGAACCTCCGCGATCCTGCGCGCCGGGCGAATCCGCAAATTCCAAAAGCAGTCCACCGTGCTGTTGGACCAGAGAGTACACATCGATTTCTTCAACCAGGCCGGTCAACACACGACTTCGCTCGTCTCCGATTCAGCCCGCGCGGACGACACCAAGCATGATATGGTCGCCATGGGACACGTGGTCGCGAAGTCCGATAGCGGCGAGATTCTGGAGACGCAATTCCTGCGCTGGGAGAATAAGACGCGACGAATCATCTCTGACGCTCCAGTCAAGCTCTCCACGCCGACCGACACGCTCTTCGGCAGCCATTTTGTCTCGGACGAACACCTGCGAAACTGGCAGATCGAGCAGCCCACAGGCGTAACTTTCCGTGAGCTGGAGCAGCGCGCTCAGCGCGACAGCGCGGCGGGCGCGCCGCCGGACACCGCGGCGAACGAGTGA
- the lptB gene encoding LPS export ABC transporter ATP-binding protein, with protein sequence MAEHDSDVRIERSRPEALREAAVLRGRDLLKRYGRRTVVDSVTVHVSTGEIVGLLGPNGAGKTTTFYMMTGMIQPNGGEILLGDTVITRMPMYRRARLGIGYLAQEPSVFRKLTVEQNLMAILELLPIRRRERQERMQQLLEEFTLTQVAKNKGYQLSGGERRRVEIARSLVTRPKFMLLDEPFAGIDPIAVNDIQQIVKGLKGRGLGVLITDHNVHETLAITDRSYLLYSGRLLKEGSAEFLASDEEARRIYLGDTFKLGR encoded by the coding sequence ATGGCGGAACACGATAGCGATGTTCGCATCGAGCGGAGTCGTCCCGAGGCGCTGCGCGAAGCCGCCGTGTTGCGCGGCCGCGATCTCTTGAAGCGCTACGGCCGCCGCACGGTGGTGGACTCGGTCACCGTGCACGTATCAACCGGCGAAATTGTCGGCTTGCTGGGTCCGAACGGGGCCGGCAAGACGACCACGTTCTACATGATGACCGGCATGATCCAGCCGAACGGCGGAGAGATTCTGCTGGGCGACACCGTCATTACGCGCATGCCGATGTACCGGCGGGCGCGGCTGGGCATCGGCTACCTCGCGCAAGAGCCGTCAGTCTTTCGCAAGCTCACGGTCGAGCAGAACCTGATGGCCATTCTGGAGCTGCTCCCCATTCGTCGCCGCGAACGCCAGGAGCGAATGCAGCAATTGCTCGAAGAGTTCACGCTCACGCAGGTGGCGAAGAACAAGGGGTATCAGCTCTCCGGCGGCGAACGTCGCCGCGTCGAAATCGCAAGGTCGTTGGTCACGCGTCCGAAGTTCATGTTGCTTGACGAGCCGTTCGCCGGAATCGACCCCATTGCCGTCAACGATATCCAGCAGATCGTAAAAGGGCTGAAGGGCCGCGGCTTGGGTGTGCTGATCACGGACCACAATGTCCACGAGACCCTGGCCATCACCGACCGCTCCTATCTCCTCTACAGCGGCCGGCTATTGAAAGAGGGCTCAGCCGAGTTTCTGGCCAGTGATGAAGAGGCGCGCCGAATCTACCTCGGCGACACCTTCAAACTGGGTCGGTAG
- the rpoN gene encoding RNA polymerase factor sigma-54 translates to MTQLRQEFRQHQRLEQYLQPQQILRSELIQLPLLELELRVRQELVENPFLEEIAEDEAIVDKQQVELESDTAAATYETDHSENGTTEKAAEIESAQEATKESDVDWENFLSDDADQGLFRAGKHMPDDMVETPQAFVPTLSEHLEEQLRLQRLTPDELKVGQYIIGSINNDGYLKYPVEEIARELNVPVPLAEKVLALVQQLDPPGIGARHPQECLLIQLRQWDHQDKARLPIQILTEAYDDLLNKRYEVIAKKMNVALDQVKQAFAEIRKLNPKPGEGYFDEKQNYVVPDLVVTRAGGDDDEFIVFLNDGNIPSFHINTAYKEMFLSGNTDKKVKEFVTRKLESARWFINAIHQRQTTILRTMRAIVKRQEGFFRHGKEHLKPMILQDIAEEIGMDISTISRVTSGKYVQTEWGVFELKYFFSERMETTDGEEISTKVIKARLLDIIEQEGKSDPLSDQTIAEMLAKEGYPIARRTVQKYREQLAIPVKRLRREI, encoded by the coding sequence ATGACCCAACTCCGGCAAGAATTTCGTCAGCACCAGCGACTTGAGCAGTACCTCCAACCGCAACAGATCCTCCGCAGCGAGCTGATCCAATTGCCCTTGCTCGAGCTCGAACTTCGAGTCCGGCAAGAGCTGGTGGAAAACCCGTTTCTCGAAGAGATCGCCGAGGACGAGGCCATTGTGGACAAGCAGCAAGTCGAGCTGGAATCGGATACCGCGGCGGCAACCTACGAGACTGACCACTCGGAAAATGGGACGACCGAAAAAGCGGCCGAGATAGAATCCGCGCAGGAGGCGACCAAGGAGTCGGACGTTGACTGGGAGAACTTCCTCAGCGATGACGCCGATCAAGGTCTATTCCGGGCCGGAAAGCACATGCCCGATGACATGGTGGAGACCCCGCAGGCTTTCGTGCCCACGCTGTCCGAACACCTTGAGGAGCAGTTGCGATTACAGCGGCTTACCCCGGATGAATTAAAGGTCGGGCAGTACATCATCGGCTCGATCAACAACGACGGCTATCTGAAATACCCGGTCGAAGAAATCGCGCGCGAACTCAATGTGCCGGTGCCGCTGGCGGAGAAGGTGCTGGCCTTGGTCCAGCAACTCGACCCGCCCGGAATCGGGGCGCGACACCCGCAGGAATGCCTGTTGATTCAACTTCGCCAGTGGGACCATCAGGACAAAGCGCGATTGCCAATTCAAATCCTGACCGAGGCCTACGATGACTTGCTCAATAAGCGCTACGAAGTGATCGCCAAAAAGATGAATGTTGCGCTCGACCAGGTTAAGCAGGCCTTCGCCGAGATCCGCAAACTCAACCCCAAGCCGGGCGAAGGCTATTTCGATGAGAAACAGAACTACGTTGTCCCGGACCTGGTCGTGACTCGCGCCGGCGGAGATGACGACGAATTCATCGTCTTCCTGAACGACGGAAATATCCCCAGCTTCCACATCAACACGGCCTACAAGGAGATGTTCCTGTCGGGAAATACCGACAAGAAAGTCAAGGAGTTCGTCACCCGCAAACTCGAGAGCGCCCGCTGGTTCATTAACGCGATTCATCAACGGCAAACCACGATTCTGCGCACCATGCGCGCCATTGTCAAGCGGCAAGAGGGCTTCTTCCGCCACGGCAAGGAACATCTCAAACCGATGATCCTGCAGGATATTGCCGAGGAAATCGGGATGGACATTTCCACGATCTCTCGCGTGACGTCCGGAAAGTACGTGCAGACCGAGTGGGGCGTCTTCGAGCTGAAGTACTTCTTCTCCGAACGCATGGAAACCACCGACGGCGAGGAGATTTCCACGAAAGTCATTAAGGCCCGCCTGCTCGACATCATCGAACAGGAAGGCAAATCAGATCCGCTCTCCGACCAGACCATCGCCGAGATGCTGGCCAAGGAGGGCTACCCCATCGCGCGCCGCACCGTCCAGAAATACCGCGAGCAATTGGCCATCCCGGTCAAGCGCTTGCGGCGAGAGATCTGA
- the lon gene encoding endopeptidase La translates to MSDNLLTPEIESFPVLPLRDVVVFPSMIFPLLIGRPGTLAAVERAMLLERRLLLLSQRDPNQEELTPDDLFRVGVVANILQTLKLPNGLVKVLIEGLYRASASDITTEQQSLVAKVHRLQLQNVDSVETRANMKVAQRRFRDYVSLNRQLPEEVLISLTSVTEPERVSDFMMAHLPLPVAQKQEVLDEANLLEQFAIINRVLEHEIEILKIEKSIEGQVREKISRSQRVYYLQEQMRVIKKELGEEGDEDFADVIAYRKRMRKAKMPKLVRDRAEEEIEKLKGMPMMSPEASVIKNYLDWLCALPWGIRTKDNLDIGAAETILDEDHFGLKKPKERILEHLAVLKRVDKIKGPILCLVGPPGVGKTSLARSVARAMGRKFVRLSLGGVRDEAEIRGHRRTYIGSMPGRIIQSMKRAGSMNPVFLLDEIDKMASDFRGDPAAALLEVLDPEQNSAFSDHYLEVDFDLSQILFITTANIRHDIPLPLQDRMEVIEIHGYLRHEKQQIASHFLLPKQMQDHGLESKELDVTAAAMSGIIDHYTRESGVRELERMLARVCRKVARENSQKGRARARLTPLTIESYLGVPPFKENLVDQIHRIGSVVGLAWTSVGGDVLNIQASIMKGKGNIQLTGRLGEVMRESAQAAMTYLRAYGGAWGVPVDFLAKNDVHVHIPEGATPKDGPSAGITLATAVLSAIINKPVPADIAMTGEITLRGTVLPIGGLPEKTMAARRAQIRKLFIPSGNRVDWADLDAELKEGFEIQFVDQVEEVWNDIFKQSPKRGVRRSQPRARSSPSTRPN, encoded by the coding sequence ATGAGCGATAATCTTCTGACACCCGAGATCGAGTCCTTCCCCGTTCTGCCGCTGCGTGATGTCGTCGTCTTCCCGTCGATGATCTTTCCGTTGCTGATCGGCCGGCCGGGTACGCTCGCCGCCGTCGAACGGGCCATGCTCCTCGAACGCAGGCTGCTGCTGCTGTCGCAGCGCGATCCGAATCAGGAAGAACTGACCCCCGACGATCTCTTCCGCGTGGGGGTCGTCGCCAACATTCTACAGACCCTCAAGCTCCCCAACGGACTGGTCAAGGTGTTGATCGAAGGGCTCTATCGCGCTTCCGCATCGGACATTACCACCGAACAGCAATCCCTCGTCGCCAAAGTTCACCGCCTGCAGTTGCAAAACGTCGATTCGGTCGAAACACGCGCAAACATGAAAGTCGCGCAGCGCCGGTTCCGCGATTACGTGAGTCTGAACCGGCAGTTGCCCGAGGAAGTGCTGATCTCACTCACGTCGGTTACCGAACCTGAGCGGGTCTCCGATTTCATGATGGCGCACCTGCCGCTGCCCGTCGCGCAAAAGCAGGAGGTGCTCGACGAAGCGAATTTGCTCGAACAGTTCGCGATCATCAATCGCGTGCTCGAACATGAAATCGAAATTCTGAAAATCGAGAAGTCGATCGAAGGTCAGGTGCGCGAGAAGATCAGCCGCTCGCAGCGGGTGTACTACCTGCAGGAACAGATGCGGGTGATCAAAAAGGAACTCGGCGAAGAGGGTGACGAAGACTTCGCGGACGTGATCGCCTATCGCAAGCGGATGCGCAAGGCCAAGATGCCGAAGCTGGTGCGCGACCGCGCCGAAGAAGAAATCGAGAAGCTGAAGGGCATGCCGATGATGTCGCCCGAAGCGTCGGTCATCAAGAACTATCTCGATTGGCTGTGCGCGCTGCCCTGGGGAATTCGCACCAAGGATAACCTCGACATCGGCGCCGCGGAGACCATCCTCGATGAAGACCACTTCGGGCTGAAAAAGCCGAAGGAGCGGATTCTCGAGCATCTCGCCGTGCTCAAACGCGTGGACAAGATCAAGGGACCGATCCTCTGCCTCGTCGGTCCGCCCGGCGTCGGCAAGACTTCGCTCGCCCGCTCCGTGGCGCGGGCCATGGGCCGCAAATTCGTGCGCCTCTCGCTCGGCGGCGTGCGCGACGAAGCCGAAATCCGCGGCCACCGCCGTACTTACATCGGGTCCATGCCCGGCCGAATCATCCAATCCATGAAACGCGCGGGATCGATGAACCCCGTCTTCCTGCTCGATGAAATCGACAAGATGGCGTCCGATTTTCGCGGTGATCCGGCGGCAGCGCTGCTGGAAGTCCTCGACCCGGAGCAAAACTCGGCGTTTTCCGATCACTACCTCGAAGTCGATTTCGACCTGTCGCAAATCCTGTTCATCACGACCGCCAATATCCGTCACGACATTCCACTGCCGCTGCAAGATCGCATGGAAGTCATCGAGATCCACGGTTACTTGCGACACGAAAAGCAGCAGATCGCCTCGCACTTCCTGCTGCCCAAGCAAATGCAAGATCACGGCCTGGAGAGCAAGGAGCTCGACGTTACCGCGGCGGCCATGAGCGGGATCATCGATCACTATACCCGTGAATCCGGCGTCCGCGAACTCGAACGAATGCTGGCCCGCGTCTGCCGAAAAGTGGCGCGCGAGAACTCACAGAAAGGACGCGCGCGCGCGCGGCTGACTCCGCTCACCATCGAAAGCTATCTCGGGGTGCCGCCGTTCAAGGAGAATTTGGTTGACCAGATTCATCGCATCGGAAGCGTGGTCGGGCTGGCTTGGACGTCCGTGGGCGGCGACGTGTTGAATATTCAGGCCTCGATCATGAAAGGCAAGGGCAACATTCAGTTGACCGGCCGACTCGGCGAAGTCATGCGTGAATCCGCGCAGGCGGCCATGACCTACTTGCGAGCCTACGGCGGCGCGTGGGGGGTGCCCGTCGATTTCCTGGCTAAGAACGATGTCCACGTCCATATTCCGGAAGGCGCAACACCAAAGGACGGTCCGTCCGCAGGAATTACGCTCGCGACCGCTGTGCTCTCTGCCATCATCAATAAGCCGGTGCCGGCCGACATTGCCATGACCGGGGAGATCACCCTGCGCGGCACGGTCCTGCCGATCGGCGGCTTGCCCGAAAAAACCATGGCCGCGCGACGAGCGCAAATTCGCAAACTGTTCATTCCCTCCGGCAATCGTGTGGATTGGGCCGATCTGGACGCGGAACTCAAAGAAGGGTTCGAGATTCAGTTCGTCGATCAAGTCGAAGAGGTGTGGAACGATATTTTCAAGCAGTCACCGAAGCGCGGCGTGCGCCGCTCCCAGCCGCGCGCCCGCTCTTCCCCGAGCACTCGACCAAACTAA